CATGAAAGATCTGAACTGGGGTTTTAATGTCACAAATGGGTTGGAGATTCATATACTTAGCATCACATTTTTGGTCCTAGAAACGTATAGAAAACAAAGCGTACCTTGAGGAACCGAACTCGTAAACCAGATGCAGTGAACATTGGCACCTGGAAATAGCACGACGCTGAGATGGTTAAACTAACAATCACCTTTAGCAACCTGGATCTATTTAACAGTGTTaacaagagaagaagattgaCCTGAAACTCCATTTGGATTGGTGGTCTTGtccaagattttttttctcccaTTGTTGAGATCAACTCAATTTCTGCACTTAGTGTGGACTCTGTTTGTCCTGGAAACTTTCTTATCCTAAGGAGTTAAAGAGAGAAGGCTAATGATTGAAAAACTACCAAGTAATAGAGTTATAAAGATGAAACAGTTGGAATATTTCTTAACAGGGAATAAAACTCACTTCCAAACCAAGCAATCGATTGATGGATTGTACTTAGCGCGACCAGTTGTCACTTGGAAGTTGGTTTTTGCTGTTTGTTTTGGCACTGGAATCTTAACTACGACGCCGAGGGCAAACATTTTGGCACCAAACACACTTTTGACctgaaaattacaaaacatgAAAGTGGACTGTAAGAAAACAAAGATCAagctgcttttttttttgttcttttatgttttttgagAAGTTAAGCTACTTACCTTGACATTTACTTCCATGCGTGTACGACCAAGTTCATTGATTGTTGGTAAAACCCGGAACGGCAGATTCACTCCCTCTGTAATACGATACCTGTATCATTATTAAGTCAGTAGTCAGTATTACACTTTGGTACCCGAACAAAATTGCAATAAGAAACATTCCAAAACTTACTTCATAAGTTCAAATTCACCATCCGGTGGTACAAAACTAACGGTCTTCTCGGAGTTGAATCTTGTCAGGTTCACACACTGGTGAAATGTGACATCATCAAGCTCAATGGTTTTGCCACTGCACCACAAGAATGAATCAGTGAGTTAGCAGCTAGTCTGCTGTGTGCATCACCGATTTGACAGAACGTACCTCTTAGCTGGACGAGATTTCATTTCCGATTCCTTCTCAAGACCAATTTTATCATTCAACCCCAACTTCAGATCAGGCATTCCCGAAAGGAAACATTTCATTAGAACTTTTCCCGTCACATCACACCGAAGAACATTGCCTAACAGACGCGATAATGCACCAGAAACCAACCATATTAATGCTACAGATACTaataaccaagaaaaaaaaaaccttagaagaagaagcaattaTCTACCTTTAGAGGACATAAGAAGGTTTACGCTTTCCACAATATCCAGAAACACCTGCATTAGTGAGAATGAATCATATAGCAAACTATATACACACAGACACAGAGACAGAAACTCAACACTTACCTCATTCTTTTTGTAAGAAAGGCCCTCTCTTCTCCAACCAACAGCACCCGTAACTTGCAACGTTGCATTTGGAACAGGCTTGTCCTTCGGCTGTAACAAAAAGAGGCCTAAAAACGAAAGACGCAACAAAATCTTGATTTACTAGCAAGAACCAGACATGAATAGATAGATTCCTTTTACCTTGGATGAAAACGGAGACCGTACACCTTCCTGagtaatataaagctttaaaatTTCAGGGGAGAGATTCTGGGGATAGCCAAAGTCCATGATCTCTGCAAAATCCcacatataataatttattactgCTTTGGTCTTTGCGATAAAATAGAAAAGTACATAACCTATTACTGCTTTCTTTAATATAAGTCATTTTAAAGCTATGCACATAGATTAAtaaaatcattagtttcttatattttcgaaacaaaaacatcattagttATTTACttaaccacaattcaaccactagaaaaatagaagatatattatcattggtcagacaatattaattattaataaatgttatatataaaaccgaaaacaacatataatttgaaacaaaaaagtttctctaaaactgacttatattaaaaacggagggagtaggtTACATACCGTCCAACAACTCATAAATGAGAACAAAGTTATTTCGAATAGCATCTTCATCAAAAGCTCCACCAAAGTAAGATTTGAACAAAGCAACAGCCTGAACGcgaaatcaatcaatcaatcaatcaatctaaAGCTCTTAGATAATTGTGGCAAATGGAAAGAACTTTAAACCTCAACAACGAACTTGAAAGCACAAGCAACATTAGCATTGCTGCTGACAACAATGACGATGTAGACATTGCTGATACGCATATAGACGAAGGAGCAGCCACCAATCTGACGCACAGGACAGTTGCCTAGCTCCTTCGTCTGCATTATATGCGTTCGAAATGCATCCACCATGTTTCCcctattttatcaaaaatcgAATTTAGAGAAATTGCTCGAAATCAAGAATCTCGAATCACGTAAGATTCTCACCCGACATCGTCTCGGTAAGTGCGATTGATGAGTACATCGCCGCGGAGGTTCAGAAAGTAGATGGCGGAAGCTGCCACCGGCATCTTCGATCTACGCAATTCTCAAGCACAGATCGTATAGACGAGCTGATTTTTACAGGAGATTTGAGATTAATTTGAGGTTTTATTTTCTGAAGAGATCTCGGTATCGGAGGAATGAGAAGTGAggaagacgacgacgacgaagaCAAAATTGAACTAGTGAAAATGGGCCGGTCTTATTCGTTTCTTATCCGTTACATGTTAATAGTTCATGGGCCGAGAGATCACTAATGTTTTCCAATAGTTCCATGAAgagatatattttctaaacgttgtgtgaataattttttttttttaaccgagTATCCTGGCTCCACCGTGGTGGTCCAGACTAGTCTGTTTTGTATGTTTGTTATTTTTCTAGTGTGGGGTTTCATCCATACacgttttagcaaaaaaaaaaaactatctttATATGGTTTTTGTGGGGTTAGTCTGCGTTTAGATTTAGGTCCTTTAAGATGTAGTTTTGTTTGATTATTCACCTTATTCAATGAAATGGAAAAAGTCCAGCTTCAGTAACTCTGTTCGGTAAAATAAACACCTtccgtttcaatatagatgatgttttagaaggattattttgtttcaatttacaggaagttttgagatttgaaagttaactttaactttattggaaattgttcaaccaattagattttataatctttataactggttaactaattttaaaattatatgtttaaaatatttttataaaaaaaaaataattttttaatttttgtgcaATAAGACAAATATCAAGTATTATGAAACCGAAGAAGTATTCGGAAACTTAAATCCCTCTGTATCTAAAGTGTGAACAGTAAATGATCGAAAGTGAATTTTTTTCTGTTGcttttggaggaaaaaaaaaacaaaataatgaggatattttattgttaatcaAAAACGGCGCCGTTAAATGGAAGAGAATTAGAAATGCGTAAAGCAACAAAGGAGATCTTGCTTCTATCTCCCTCGTTGATCCAAAAttcatctttttatatatttgctacagaagaagaagcagacaaGGAGTGAATCACGAGGAAGATAGAAGCagattctctgttttttttttaaattggtttaagaCGCGATCGCAGAAAGTAGAGGTTCTTATGGGGTTCTTAAAGAAGCTAACCGGAATTTTCGGGTTCGGGCATAACGACGGTGGCCACGGAGTTGAAGATGGAGACAACACTGGAAAAGTCGATAAACTCGGGGATGGTGATCAGCCGCGGTTCCGTGAAACGGGACTTCCCAGGAAAGGTTTTGGAGTACCGGTTCAAGTCGCAGTTGAACGGTCCAACCCTGGTCCTATTCTTCAGCCTTGTCCTTCTTCAGACGGTGTAGTTCAGGTTTGTCTTTCTTTTTCACCCATCCATCATGTTTGATTCTAAAAGTTGGAGACATTAGTTGTCTGattctaaagttactgtctttACGCTTTATTGTGTTTGGTTCGCATCACGCTAGATTAGTTTGTGTTGCTTTTTGTGCCTACATTCTTTTATTAACATCGAATATGTGTCTAGTAGTATTCGTTATTTCTGTAGGAGGTTTGCAAGTTTCTGAATTATCTTATTGAAGTAATTGTCTTTATAATAGTTACTTCGTTATATCTTTTAACTCTGTTCATGTCAAATTAATGAATAGTAATTAAAGATGAGTTGCGGTTAAAGAAACTTCTTTAGAAGCAAgtagtttcagtttcatcctacTTGGAAATCTATAGGAAGCATAATGAACTTGATGTTTTAGTGG
This genomic interval from Brassica napus cultivar Da-Ae chromosome A6, Da-Ae, whole genome shotgun sequence contains the following:
- the LOC106402045 gene encoding AP-2 complex subunit mu isoform X3, which translates into the protein MPVAASAIYFLNLRGDVLINRTYRDDVGGNMVDAFRTHIMQTKELGNCPVRQIGGCSFVYMRISNVYIVIVVSSNANVACAFKFVVEAVALFKSYFGGAFDEDAIRNNFVLIYELLDEIMDFGYPQNLSPEILKLYITQEGVRSPFSSKPKDKPVPNATLQVTGAVGWRREGLSYKKNEVFLDIVESVNLLMSSKGNVLRCDVTGKVLMKCFLSGMPDLKLGLNDKIGLEKESEMKSRPAKSGKTIELDDVTFHQCVNLTRFNSEKTVSFVPPDGEFELMKYRITEGVNLPFRVLPTINELGRTRMEVNVKVKSVFGAKMFALGVVVKIPVPKQTAKTNFQVTTGRAKYNPSIDCLVWKIRKFPGQTESTLSAEIELISTMGEKKSWTRPPIQMEFQVPMFTASGLRVRFLKVWEKSGYNTVEWVRYITKAGSYEIRC
- the LOC106399317 gene encoding uncharacterized protein LOC106399317, with product MGFLKKLTGIFGFGHNDGGHGVEDGDNTGKVDKLGDGDQPRFRETGLPRKGFGVPVQVAVERSNPGPILQPCPSSDGVVQGLRWYSMRLRIDEDGDIADEFLEDHTCKDLPRRCRTKAAKVSGLVISSDGKLQPLME
- the LOC106402045 gene encoding AP-2 complex subunit mu isoform X2, whose translation is MPVAASAIYFLNLRGDVLINRTYRDDVGGNMVDAFRTHIMQTKELGNCPVRQIGGCSFVYMRISNVYIVIVVSSNANVACAFKFVVEAVALFKSYFGGAFDEDAIRNNFVLIYELLDEIMDFGYPQNLSPEILKLYITQEGVRSPFSSKPKDKPVPNATLQVTGAVGWRREGLSYKKNEVSVEFLSLCLCVYSLLYDSFSLMQVFLDIVESVNLLMSSKGNVLRCDVTGKVLMKCFLSGMPDLKLGLNDKIGLEKESEMKSRPAKSGKTIELDDVTFHQCVNLTRFNSEKTVSFVPPDGEFELMKYRITEGVNLPFRVLPTINELGRTRMEVNVKVKSVFGAKMFALGVVVKIPVPKQTAKTNFQVTTGRAKYNPSIDCLVWKIRKFPGQTESTLSAEIELISTMGEKKSWTRPPIQMEFQVPMFTASGLRVRFLKVWEKSGYNTVEWVRYITKAGSYEIRC
- the LOC106402045 gene encoding AP-2 complex subunit mu isoform X1 → MPVAASAIYFLNLRGDVLINRTYRDDVGGNMVDAFRTHIMQTKELGNCPVRQIGGCSFVYMRISNVYIVIVVSSNANVACAFKFVVEAVALFKSYFGGAFDEDAIRNNFVLIYELLDEIMDFGYPQNLSPEILKLYITQEGVRSPFSSKPKDKPVPNATLQVTGAVGWRREGLSYKKNEVFLDIVESVNLLMSSKGNVLRCDVTGKVLMKCFLSGMPDLKLGLNDKIGLEKESEMKSRPAKSGKTIELDDVTFHQCVNLTRFNSEKTVSFVPPDGEFELMKYRITEGVNLPFRVLPTINELGRTRMEVNVKVKSVFGAKMFALGVVVKIPVPKQTAKTNFQVTTGRAKYNPSIDCLVWKIRKFPGQTESTLSAEIELISTMGEKKSWTRPPIQMEFQVNLLLLLTLLNRSRLLKVIVSLTISASCYFQVPMFTASGLRVRFLKVWEKSGYNTVEWVRYITKAGSYEIRC